The proteins below are encoded in one region of Brevundimonas fontaquae:
- a CDS encoding glycosyltransferase family 4 protein: protein MLDQPIRASKIDGADEIVCVSGGEEVVNEFTGVSYFDCTDLVFYLAHHKMPSGIQRVTLQLLKEIFDRISLWAGVEFIAFDKSRQRFVNIDKSDWLMLINHVIICGVDDNLQAKFQSANNGDWSVFKGRPLDDDRWRGSRIFVIGAGWVTDCVPALAEARELGAFINLLVYDLIPLRRPEFFTMGTRAQFESWLKPMLAIADKVFAISKHASNDVESFVREIGLPSINVEPIKLGTFDLNATVGADEEATDFVVGDYAIFVSTIEARKNHILLFRVWSDLLREGVDLPRLIFVGRMGWNIEELQRNLEQSNQLDGAIEILNDLTDFELSKIYRGAKFAVYPSWCEGWGLPVTEAIAAGCPVIASDATAIPEAGGAAAKYISPDDYEGWKDAVRQWSESKDPREFVDLDAFELPKWSDSLNQLLATAEMNPIEGRSPRLPSIELGREYVLSHAPHSRAQSRAIASETLTHMTSGIPMWAFDAQAGRVGRSWGERETWGSWTLANRKADLLVNVAGSDKDFCLILNCQIVSEAVGFKIVVSLDGIDHEVVPMNTSFSLCLQVSGSESVDHTDLRLSIMLTCGQNQLRHIKSVYGRALGVGVRSLLALKTTDLPRWAQLSTQLSAKGSALILADD from the coding sequence ATGTTAGATCAACCGATCCGAGCTTCCAAAATTGACGGAGCTGATGAAATCGTCTGCGTAAGTGGCGGCGAGGAGGTGGTGAACGAATTCACGGGAGTGAGTTATTTCGACTGTACGGATCTCGTATTTTATCTCGCGCATCACAAAATGCCTTCTGGCATTCAACGTGTTACGCTTCAGCTCCTTAAAGAAATATTTGACCGTATATCATTGTGGGCTGGTGTTGAGTTTATCGCTTTCGACAAAAGCCGACAAAGGTTTGTGAATATAGATAAAAGCGATTGGTTGATGCTTATCAACCATGTGATTATTTGCGGCGTTGACGATAATCTGCAGGCCAAATTCCAGTCGGCCAATAACGGCGACTGGTCTGTCTTCAAGGGGCGTCCTCTTGACGATGATCGTTGGCGCGGCTCAAGGATTTTCGTGATTGGAGCGGGCTGGGTTACCGATTGCGTCCCTGCGCTCGCTGAGGCGCGAGAGTTGGGCGCTTTCATCAATCTTCTCGTTTACGACCTGATTCCGCTTAGACGGCCCGAATTTTTCACTATGGGCACAAGGGCACAGTTCGAGTCCTGGCTGAAGCCTATGCTCGCCATCGCCGACAAGGTTTTTGCCATCTCCAAGCACGCATCGAACGATGTCGAAAGCTTTGTCCGGGAGATCGGTTTGCCTTCGATCAACGTTGAGCCGATCAAGCTTGGTACGTTCGACTTGAACGCTACCGTCGGCGCGGACGAAGAGGCGACGGATTTTGTTGTAGGCGACTACGCGATTTTCGTTTCGACGATTGAGGCTCGCAAAAATCATATCCTCCTGTTTCGGGTTTGGAGTGATCTTCTAAGAGAAGGCGTAGATCTGCCCAGGCTCATCTTTGTCGGGCGAATGGGCTGGAATATAGAAGAACTACAGAGAAATTTGGAACAGTCCAACCAGTTGGATGGCGCTATCGAGATTCTGAATGATCTTACCGATTTCGAACTGTCGAAAATTTATCGGGGGGCGAAGTTTGCCGTGTATCCGAGTTGGTGTGAGGGGTGGGGCTTACCTGTTACCGAGGCAATCGCCGCTGGGTGTCCCGTCATCGCTTCAGACGCGACGGCCATACCTGAGGCCGGGGGAGCGGCAGCCAAGTACATCTCTCCAGATGATTATGAGGGATGGAAGGATGCTGTCCGGCAATGGTCGGAAAGCAAAGACCCGCGAGAGTTCGTGGATTTGGACGCGTTCGAACTTCCTAAGTGGAGCGACAGCTTAAACCAACTGCTCGCCACCGCAGAGATGAACCCAATCGAGGGAAGGTCTCCACGGTTGCCGTCCATTGAGCTAGGTCGTGAGTATGTTCTGTCTCACGCGCCCCACAGTCGTGCGCAGTCGCGAGCCATCGCCTCAGAAACACTGACACACATGACAAGCGGCATCCCTATGTGGGCGTTTGACGCTCAGGCCGGGCGGGTAGGTAGAAGTTGGGGTGAGCGCGAAACTTGGGGCAGCTGGACACTTGCTAACAGAAAAGCAGATCTATTGGTTAATGTGGCGGGGTCCGACAAAGACTTCTGTCTAATATTGAACTGTCAGATCGTATCCGAAGCTGTCGGTTTTAAAATCGTAGTGTCATTGGACGGTATCGATCACGAAGTTGTTCCGATGAATACCTCGTTCTCGCTATGCTTGCAGGTGAGCGGGAGCGAAAGCGTCGATCATACCGATCTTCGCCTCTCAATTATGCTGACATGCGGCCAGAACCAGCTGCGCCACATTAAGAGTGTGTATGGCCGAGCGCTTGGGGTTGGTGTGCGCAGCTTATTGGCTCTCAAGACGACCGACTTACCTCGTTGGGCTCAACTTTCGACACAGCTATCGGCCAAAGGGTCTGCTTTGATACTTGCGGATGACTGA
- a CDS encoding beta strand repeat-containing protein has translation MRILSATLEFLPNMLSAESYQPDAFAYDSSPLSVVINGTSGNDVLIGSAGDDTLNGLEGDDVLDGRAGADSLIGGDGFDIVSYAQATGPVWVYISGGGDPRGEAVGDTYSSIEGIIGSAFNDYLSGNGLNNRLYGGRGDDTIYGFGGLSSVSYLYGEDGIDTLVGSIGVDVMDGGNGENTVSYILSPTGLTISLIDSSRNTGWAMGDTYANIQDVIGSNYNDVIYGNNDFINQLQGQEGDDQIYGVGSAYTVLIGGAGADQLHAGTGGNLIDYETSLQGVTASMANPTLNTGDAAGDTYFGLFGHDLAGSPFDDVLYGDAGDNNIIGDPDINVYLRSGTDQLYGGAGNDTLDGGGGGDRLDGEEGFDAAAYTSAQAGLHVYLLNPAANTGDAQGDTFFNIEAVIGSAFADTIGGDNANNSLFGEAGNDVLQGEGGDDLLVGGAGSDRLIGGAGLDLAVYSDSNQGLSVSMEAPQFNTGIAGGDTYEGVEGLLGSKFADVLVGDAGSNVLRGEGGDDRLSGAAGDDVLFGDAGADQLDGGAGFNIASYQTSSAGVTASLTDPSLNTGDAKGDTYQNIQQLNGSEYADILTAISANGGVVRGLGGDDTLYATGFGAQLSGDDGNDVLNGGAGDDVLVGGAGSDQLIGGGGVDLASYVTSTSGVTASLGSGGVSGDASGDSYAGVENLAGTDFADDLTGDASSNYLLGLFGDDTLRGGDGDDLLEGGVGADALLGGAGFDYAVYSAADTAVTVVLSGGTQLGDANGDTFSSIEGVLGSAFGDVIIGDAASNVLQGLGGNDRLNGGGGSDLLVGGAGDDILFGGAGNDSLTGGTGSDRFIYSLVTDSQSTPEIAPDIIEDFETGTDKIDISALRPTNVSIGRDGAYTLVSAQTSEGIWAVRVVGDVSISDVIQTATGQQIIGTSGPDVLVGTAGPDILNGGGGGDTLTGGLGSDTFLYAAASDSNASGRDLITDFETGVDRIDLSALNTTEISIIRDGASSYVFASSPGGGFQLQVNGALQASDIVYGYNHSIYVIGSNDSDILIGSNQGDPIVGNGGDDTIIGGVGADALHGGAGRDTFVIRSAAESNATGYDNYYDFTTAEDRLDLTALSTTAISVLRQTDGSSVVFGNSASGNFQFIAAGHAINGGDFVYGNNHSVYLIGSSVGETIIGSAYGDPIQGEGGDDILIGGLGADAIHGGAGRDTFVIRTAAESSATGYDNYYDFTTGEDRIDLTALNTTAISVLRQTDGSSVIFGNSASGDFQFIAAGRAINGGDFTYGNNHSVFLVGSAAGETLIGSNYADPILGGGGDDIVIGGGGADSLEGGAGRDIFRYRAASESTLGFSDRIQDFVAGVDKIDLTGLRSGAADKYGIAYDGGGSFLYVDIGGDGTNDMLIQLKNVNLTAADITWDAQSASSQPLSAMAFDLWASHAHAADTASGPAIEWVNPICSHDQAWLL, from the coding sequence ATGCGCATCCTATCTGCGACCCTGGAGTTTTTGCCGAATATGCTCTCCGCAGAGAGCTATCAGCCCGACGCTTTCGCTTACGATTCGTCTCCTTTAAGCGTCGTGATTAACGGAACGTCCGGCAATGATGTGCTGATCGGCAGCGCGGGCGACGATACGTTGAATGGACTAGAGGGTGATGATGTCCTCGATGGACGCGCGGGCGCTGATTCTCTTATTGGCGGGGACGGGTTCGATATCGTCAGCTATGCGCAAGCGACAGGCCCTGTTTGGGTTTACATCAGCGGAGGAGGGGATCCGCGTGGAGAGGCTGTCGGCGATACCTACTCCAGCATAGAGGGGATTATTGGCTCCGCCTTCAACGACTACCTCTCTGGAAATGGACTGAACAATAGACTTTATGGCGGACGGGGCGACGACACGATCTATGGCTTCGGGGGACTTAGTTCAGTCAGTTATCTCTATGGCGAAGACGGAATTGACACACTCGTCGGGTCAATCGGTGTGGATGTCATGGACGGCGGCAATGGCGAGAACACGGTCAGCTACATCCTCTCTCCTACAGGCCTCACCATTTCCCTAATCGACTCATCGCGAAATACGGGATGGGCGATGGGAGATACATACGCCAACATCCAGGATGTCATCGGCTCGAACTATAATGATGTCATTTACGGCAACAATGACTTCATCAATCAGTTGCAAGGACAGGAAGGCGACGACCAGATTTATGGGGTCGGATCGGCATATACAGTGCTTATCGGCGGCGCTGGCGCTGACCAACTGCACGCGGGCACGGGCGGTAATCTGATAGATTACGAAACGTCGCTTCAGGGCGTCACCGCCTCTATGGCGAATCCGACCTTGAATACGGGAGATGCCGCTGGCGACACCTATTTCGGGCTTTTTGGGCATGATTTGGCCGGTTCGCCTTTTGACGACGTGCTTTACGGAGACGCTGGCGATAACAACATAATCGGCGACCCCGACATTAACGTCTATCTTCGTTCAGGGACGGATCAGCTTTACGGCGGCGCTGGAAACGATACGCTAGACGGCGGCGGCGGCGGCGATCGGCTTGATGGGGAGGAGGGCTTTGACGCCGCTGCCTACACAAGCGCGCAAGCGGGGCTCCATGTTTATCTGCTCAATCCCGCGGCAAATACCGGCGACGCCCAGGGCGATACATTTTTCAATATCGAGGCGGTCATTGGATCGGCCTTCGCTGACACCATAGGTGGGGATAACGCGAACAACTCGCTCTTCGGAGAGGCCGGAAATGACGTTTTACAAGGGGAAGGAGGCGACGACCTCCTCGTAGGCGGCGCCGGATCAGACCGTCTCATTGGCGGCGCGGGTTTGGACCTAGCTGTTTACTCAGATTCCAATCAGGGCCTGTCCGTCAGCATGGAGGCACCACAGTTTAACACTGGCATCGCTGGGGGAGACACTTACGAAGGCGTTGAGGGTCTTTTGGGCAGCAAGTTTGCAGATGTCCTTGTAGGCGATGCTGGCTCCAACGTTCTGCGTGGCGAGGGAGGCGATGATCGGCTTTCTGGAGCCGCCGGCGACGACGTGCTGTTTGGAGACGCTGGTGCGGATCAATTGGACGGCGGCGCGGGATTCAACATCGCCAGCTATCAAACGTCCAGTGCCGGAGTAACCGCTTCTCTGACAGACCCGTCCCTCAACACGGGCGATGCGAAGGGCGACACTTATCAAAACATCCAACAGCTCAATGGCAGCGAGTACGCTGATATTCTAACGGCAATCAGCGCCAATGGAGGTGTGGTGAGGGGGCTTGGGGGGGATGACACTCTTTATGCCACTGGATTCGGCGCCCAACTGAGTGGAGACGACGGGAACGACGTACTGAACGGGGGTGCCGGTGATGATGTGCTTGTGGGCGGCGCCGGATCTGATCAGCTTATAGGCGGCGGAGGCGTCGATCTTGCAAGTTACGTGACTTCGACTTCGGGTGTGACCGCATCGCTTGGTTCGGGTGGCGTGTCGGGTGATGCGTCGGGCGACAGCTACGCCGGGGTCGAGAATCTGGCGGGCACCGACTTCGCTGACGATCTCACTGGAGATGCTTCCAGCAACTATCTTCTCGGCCTGTTCGGAGATGATACTCTTCGGGGCGGGGACGGTGATGACCTCCTCGAAGGCGGTGTCGGGGCAGACGCGCTCCTGGGCGGAGCTGGGTTCGACTATGCAGTGTATTCGGCCGCAGATACGGCCGTGACGGTCGTTCTCTCTGGCGGGACACAACTCGGGGACGCCAACGGTGACACATTCAGTTCCATAGAGGGCGTGCTAGGCAGTGCGTTCGGCGATGTGATCATTGGCGATGCCGCCAGCAACGTTCTTCAGGGGCTAGGTGGCAATGATCGCTTGAACGGCGGTGGCGGAAGCGATCTCTTGGTGGGCGGCGCGGGCGACGATATTCTTTTCGGCGGCGCCGGCAATGACAGTCTCACTGGTGGCACGGGTTCTGATAGATTTATCTATTCATTGGTAACTGATTCCCAATCCACGCCGGAGATCGCTCCCGACATTATCGAGGATTTTGAGACCGGAACTGACAAGATCGACATATCAGCTCTGCGACCGACCAATGTGAGTATTGGTCGAGATGGTGCTTACACGTTGGTTTCCGCGCAAACGTCAGAAGGCATTTGGGCTGTTCGTGTGGTCGGTGATGTTTCTATCAGCGATGTTATTCAAACAGCGACTGGCCAACAGATCATCGGCACGTCGGGTCCGGATGTGTTGGTTGGGACTGCTGGCCCCGACATTCTAAATGGTGGAGGCGGCGGCGACACCCTTACGGGTGGCCTGGGCTCAGACACCTTCCTCTACGCAGCGGCCAGCGATTCAAACGCTAGCGGTCGCGACCTGATTACAGACTTCGAGACTGGCGTGGATCGCATTGATCTTTCGGCCTTGAACACAACCGAGATCAGTATCATCCGCGACGGGGCGTCCAGCTACGTCTTCGCTTCAAGTCCGGGCGGTGGATTCCAGCTTCAAGTCAACGGGGCTCTTCAGGCCTCGGATATTGTCTATGGCTACAATCACTCGATCTACGTGATCGGCTCCAACGATTCGGACATCCTCATCGGATCAAACCAAGGAGACCCGATCGTCGGCAATGGTGGTGACGACACGATTATCGGCGGCGTAGGCGCTGACGCCCTGCATGGCGGCGCTGGCCGTGACACGTTCGTGATCCGCTCTGCGGCAGAATCCAACGCGACAGGCTACGACAACTATTATGATTTCACGACAGCAGAAGACCGCCTGGATCTGACGGCCTTGAGCACAACCGCGATTTCGGTCCTGCGGCAAACGGACGGATCCTCTGTTGTTTTCGGCAACTCCGCCTCGGGCAACTTCCAGTTCATCGCCGCCGGCCATGCGATCAATGGAGGTGACTTCGTCTATGGAAATAATCACTCTGTCTATCTGATTGGGTCCAGCGTTGGTGAGACCATAATTGGCTCTGCCTATGGCGATCCCATCCAAGGTGAGGGCGGCGATGATATCCTCATCGGCGGGCTGGGGGCTGACGCAATCCATGGCGGGGCGGGGCGCGATACATTCGTGATCCGCACAGCGGCCGAGTCCAGCGCCACTGGCTACGACAACTACTATGACTTCACCACGGGAGAAGACCGGATCGATCTCACCGCCTTAAACACGACTGCGATCTCGGTGCTGAGACAAACCGACGGCTCGAGCGTGATCTTCGGCAACTCAGCTTCCGGTGACTTCCAGTTCATTGCCGCCGGCCGTGCGATCAACGGAGGTGATTTCACCTATGGAAACAACCACTCGGTCTTCCTGGTCGGCTCGGCGGCAGGGGAGACCTTGATTGGATCGAACTACGCAGATCCCATCCTTGGCGGCGGCGGCGACGACATTGTCATCGGCGGCGGGGGCGCGGACAGCCTCGAAGGCGGAGCCGGGCGTGACATCTTCCGATACAGGGCGGCTTCTGAATCCACCTTAGGCTTCTCTGATCGCATCCAGGATTTCGTCGCCGGTGTGGACAAGATCGATCTGACTGGCCTGCGAAGCGGAGCCGCCGACAAATATGGCATCGCCTACGACGGTGGCGGATCGTTCCTCTATGTCGACATCGGCGGCGACGGCACCAACGACATGCTCATCCAGCTAAAAAACGTCAATCTGACCGCCGCGGATATTACCTGGGATGCGCAAAGCGCCTCTTCCCAGCCGCTATCCGCTATGGCGTTCGATTTGTGGGCTAGCCATGCGCATGCTGCCGATACCGCGAGCGGCCCCGCTATCGAATGGGTCAATCCTATCTGCAGCCATGATCAGGCCTGGCTGCTCTAG
- a CDS encoding glycosyltransferase family 2 protein has product MRHFPLDTTLDVVNMITRDEAFWLHRCFLGRDPSSEDDLLALTQHHVDFDAARLAFIMSREFQNRWFPAPRYIAPVGEVPTYDKKDGCRLVVTSIVKNEAHQIGDMIQAASLIADYFVIVDTGSTDKTRSVAEEALKRSGVDFVLASVDFVDFAQARNCALDLVPCDADWIFMLDADEHIVPEDVPAFRALLSKNVDGWRLPRFNFNDVDKLELPSPYPDYQARLFRKMDPPVRYVGAVHEQPVGVAEWAAVPVSSAQHGGDSGGPHIHHMGQAVATAEILEKKRELYNKLSQVGT; this is encoded by the coding sequence GTGCGGCATTTCCCCCTCGATACCACGCTGGATGTTGTGAACATGATTACGAGAGACGAAGCCTTTTGGTTGCACCGCTGTTTTTTGGGGCGAGACCCTTCCAGCGAAGACGACCTGCTCGCGCTTACACAACATCATGTTGATTTCGATGCCGCCCGGCTGGCCTTTATAATGTCGCGTGAATTCCAAAATCGATGGTTTCCCGCGCCTCGCTACATAGCGCCAGTCGGCGAAGTGCCGACATATGACAAAAAAGATGGCTGCCGGCTTGTGGTGACCTCAATTGTCAAGAACGAAGCCCATCAGATCGGTGATATGATCCAAGCTGCTTCGCTAATCGCTGACTATTTTGTAATAGTTGATACGGGTTCAACCGATAAAACGCGATCAGTAGCTGAGGAGGCTCTAAAGCGATCCGGCGTTGATTTCGTTCTGGCTAGTGTGGATTTTGTCGATTTCGCTCAAGCGAGGAATTGCGCGCTTGATCTTGTCCCCTGTGATGCGGATTGGATTTTCATGCTTGATGCGGATGAGCATATTGTTCCTGAGGATGTTCCAGCGTTCCGAGCTCTGTTGAGTAAGAATGTTGATGGCTGGCGTTTGCCGCGCTTTAATTTCAACGATGTCGATAAACTGGAACTTCCCTCGCCATACCCGGACTATCAGGCTCGTCTATTTCGTAAAATGGACCCTCCAGTGCGCTACGTTGGTGCAGTTCATGAGCAGCCAGTAGGTGTCGCAGAGTGGGCCGCGGTGCCAGTAAGCTCGGCTCAGCACGGCGGCGACTCCGGCGGACCGCACATCCATCATATGGGGCAAGCGGTGGCGACTGCGGAAATTCTTGAAAAGAAACGCGAACTTTATAACAAGCTCTCTCAGGTCGGCACTTAA
- a CDS encoding chain-length determining protein, producing the protein MAFLIIVVLPFALSAIYFLLIASPRYVSEARFIVRAADDSRPSSLGVALEGVGLATATSDAFAVHEYITSRDGFNELTRRFNLRRMIGAGDVLSRYPRPWEGQSNEDFFSAFQRFITVGYDSTTGISTLRVEAFAARDAQRLNDAMLASGEALVNRLNERASVAAIRDAEAARTRASDRLAQAQAGLTAFRNKQRYIDPALTAREGSQLIGGLLATVAELRAERAQLAAQAPQSPQLATIDSRIRAYEGQITEERSKIAGNSTSLAPQVSVYEDLVLERELADKELTAANAALTTAEQDARRQKLYLDRIVNPSLPDAATQPKRLLSILTVLFSALLIYGVGWFVWAGAREHRQA; encoded by the coding sequence TTGGCTTTCCTAATCATTGTTGTGCTGCCCTTCGCCCTTTCGGCAATCTATTTCTTGCTCATCGCATCGCCGCGTTATGTATCTGAGGCGCGCTTTATTGTTCGCGCAGCCGACGACAGCCGGCCATCGTCTCTAGGGGTGGCTCTGGAAGGTGTCGGCTTGGCGACGGCGACTTCAGACGCCTTTGCTGTGCACGAATACATAACTTCACGCGACGGTTTTAATGAACTGACGCGGCGTTTCAATCTGCGCCGGATGATTGGGGCGGGCGATGTTCTGTCGCGCTATCCTCGCCCGTGGGAGGGTCAATCGAATGAGGATTTCTTCTCCGCGTTTCAGCGGTTCATCACGGTGGGTTATGACTCGACCACAGGCATCAGCACCTTGCGTGTCGAAGCGTTCGCTGCCCGTGATGCTCAGCGCCTGAACGACGCCATGCTGGCCAGTGGGGAAGCCTTGGTCAATCGGCTGAACGAACGGGCTTCCGTTGCGGCAATCCGCGACGCGGAAGCTGCTCGCACCCGCGCAAGCGACAGGCTGGCTCAGGCGCAAGCCGGTCTGACCGCGTTCCGCAACAAGCAGCGCTACATTGACCCTGCCCTGACCGCGCGAGAGGGCTCGCAACTGATCGGCGGGCTGTTGGCGACGGTGGCCGAGTTGCGCGCCGAACGCGCGCAACTGGCCGCTCAAGCTCCTCAGAGCCCGCAACTGGCGACGATCGACAGCCGAATTCGCGCCTATGAGGGGCAGATCACGGAGGAGCGCAGCAAGATCGCGGGCAACTCCACATCACTCGCCCCACAGGTCAGTGTGTACGAGGATCTGGTGCTGGAACGCGAACTGGCGGATAAAGAGCTGACGGCCGCCAATGCGGCCCTGACAACCGCTGAACAGGATGCGCGCCGCCAGAAGCTGTACCTGGATCGCATCGTCAATCCCAGTCTGCCGGACGCGGCGACGCAACCAAAGCGCCTGCTTTCGATCCTGACCGTCCTGTTTTCGGCCCTGCTAATCTATGGTGTCGGCTGGTTCGTTTGGGCGGGCGCGCGCGAGCATAGGCAGGCTTGA
- a CDS encoding ABC transporter permease — MQHPSRDEAMLGHKSLHGGGVLRGVKRHARLVGALFMREIVTRFGRESAGFLWVIGEPLVFCAGVLVLWTAVKPAYEHGVRIGPFVMTGYMCLLLLRHMLSMSVGALQANVGVLYHRQVTATHIFVARNLMELSGATVAFIVVYVVLYALGQVGLPHDWLLLYAGWFLMAWVSFGFAIAMAGLAMKFEVLERMVAVISYILIPFSGAFTMASWVPNSYRELYLMFPFPHGVEMVRRAVFGEFVETHFNPLYAFAVGGVMLLVGLVLISDARERILVE; from the coding sequence ATGCAACACCCGAGCCGTGATGAGGCCATGCTTGGCCATAAGTCGCTTCACGGCGGCGGCGTACTGCGGGGCGTCAAGCGTCACGCCCGGCTCGTGGGCGCGCTTTTCATGCGCGAAATCGTTACCCGTTTCGGGCGAGAGAGCGCTGGCTTTTTATGGGTTATAGGCGAGCCGCTAGTGTTTTGTGCCGGCGTCCTCGTACTGTGGACAGCCGTCAAGCCCGCTTATGAACACGGTGTCCGCATTGGGCCGTTCGTGATGACAGGCTACATGTGCTTGTTGCTGTTGCGACACATGCTGTCTATGAGCGTCGGCGCCCTCCAGGCAAATGTTGGCGTGCTTTACCATCGGCAGGTCACCGCAACCCATATCTTCGTTGCACGGAATCTGATGGAGCTTAGCGGTGCTACAGTTGCATTTATTGTAGTTTACGTCGTGCTTTACGCGCTCGGACAGGTCGGATTGCCGCACGACTGGCTGCTGTTGTACGCTGGCTGGTTTTTGATGGCTTGGGTGAGTTTCGGTTTCGCGATAGCCATGGCTGGCTTGGCCATGAAGTTTGAAGTTCTGGAGAGGATGGTCGCGGTCATAAGCTACATTCTTATCCCGTTCTCTGGCGCCTTCACGATGGCCTCCTGGGTGCCCAACAGCTATCGCGAGCTGTATTTGATGTTCCCGTTTCCGCACGGTGTCGAAATGGTTCGGCGCGCCGTTTTCGGCGAGTTTGTCGAGACTCACTTCAACCCCCTTTATGCCTTTGCCGTAGGGGGAGTGATGCTGCTAGTCGGGCTGGTCCTGATCTCCGATGCGAGGGAGCGTATCCTTGTCGAATGA
- a CDS encoding ABC transporter ATP-binding protein, which translates to MTADQWSGTPSPSSTAPVIGEGGESPVGLSLRNVSKTYHGAAKPLFEGLTFDLQRSGRIALLGRNGQGKSTLIKMLGGAIPPSSGVIEWRMSSSWPIGFSGGFQGSLTGNDNIRFLSRIYERDYREVHDKVETFAELGKALTQPVKFYSSGMRARLAFGLSLAIDFDCYLIDELMAVGDARFQRKCAEELFDHRGHRAFIIASHDMATIRDRCESALIIEGGRYKLFSDIGEAIEIYTWLKAG; encoded by the coding sequence GTGACTGCAGATCAATGGAGCGGCACGCCGTCGCCGAGTTCTACTGCGCCTGTCATTGGCGAAGGGGGTGAGTCTCCGGTTGGCTTAAGCCTTCGCAACGTCTCCAAAACCTATCACGGCGCGGCCAAGCCCTTGTTCGAGGGGCTGACGTTTGACTTGCAACGCAGCGGGCGCATCGCGCTTCTGGGGCGCAATGGTCAGGGCAAGTCCACCTTGATCAAGATGTTGGGCGGAGCCATCCCGCCGAGCTCGGGTGTAATCGAATGGCGGATGAGCTCGTCGTGGCCGATCGGCTTCTCTGGCGGTTTCCAAGGCAGTCTGACCGGAAACGACAACATTCGCTTCCTTTCGCGCATCTATGAGCGTGACTATCGAGAGGTTCACGACAAGGTCGAGACGTTTGCCGAACTGGGCAAGGCGCTGACCCAGCCGGTCAAGTTTTACTCGTCGGGCATGCGGGCGCGACTAGCATTCGGCTTGTCTTTAGCGATCGACTTCGACTGCTATTTGATCGACGAACTGATGGCTGTGGGGGACGCTCGCTTCCAGAGAAAATGTGCTGAAGAGTTGTTCGACCATCGGGGGCACAGGGCCTTCATAATCGCTTCGCACGACATGGCGACCATTCGTGATAGGTGTGAAAGCGCGCTGATTATTGAAGGCGGTAGATACAAGTTGTTTTCTGATATTGGCGAGGCAATCGAGATCTATACCTGGCTGAAAGCCGGATAA